A portion of the Magnetospirillum sp. WYHS-4 genome contains these proteins:
- a CDS encoding aminoglycoside phosphotransferase family protein, giving the protein MLPEPSEDEVLALGTRLAGRPVVGVRPVRIGGNNRIWRLDCDGATFALKVYPPQEEDPRDRLGVEWRALTFLAESGIDSVPRPVAREGHAALHEWIEGTAIGDPSPDDIDRLADFLLVLQGLREGATGIGPASAACLAPADAVVQAAERLGRLTEVCDDVPELEGFLQQRVVPAMDGIVTRVFQAFPGAASRLPEDRLALSPSDFGFHNALRRPDGRLAFLDFEYFGWDDPAKAIADVMLHGGMDLSPSLGERFRDRVAPAFAVRDPDFAHRLDVLYPLYGLIWCLILLNEFRADRWQRRNLGGRVPDAEAARARQLARAKARLETLWKTH; this is encoded by the coding sequence ATGCTGCCTGAACCTTCCGAGGATGAAGTCCTGGCGCTTGGCACCCGGCTGGCCGGACGGCCGGTGGTGGGCGTCCGGCCGGTGCGGATCGGCGGCAACAACCGTATCTGGCGTCTGGACTGCGATGGCGCCACGTTCGCCCTCAAGGTCTATCCGCCCCAGGAGGAAGATCCCCGCGATCGTCTGGGCGTCGAGTGGCGGGCCCTGACCTTTCTGGCCGAAAGCGGCATCGACTCGGTGCCCAGGCCCGTGGCCCGCGAAGGCCACGCCGCCCTCCACGAATGGATCGAGGGAACCGCCATCGGCGATCCCTCGCCGGACGACATTGACCGGTTGGCCGATTTTTTGCTCGTCCTCCAAGGCCTGCGGGAAGGCGCCACGGGGATCGGGCCAGCCTCGGCGGCATGCCTGGCCCCGGCGGACGCGGTGGTGCAGGCCGCCGAGCGCCTGGGCCGCCTGACCGAGGTCTGCGATGACGTCCCGGAACTGGAAGGGTTCCTGCAACAGCGGGTGGTGCCGGCCATGGATGGCATCGTGACCCGAGTCTTTCAGGCCTTTCCCGGAGCCGCCAGCCGCCTGCCCGAGGACCGGTTGGCCTTGAGCCCGTCGGATTTCGGTTTCCACAACGCGCTTCGGCGCCCCGACGGGCGTCTGGCCTTTCTCGACTTCGAATACTTCGGCTGGGATGATCCGGCCAAGGCGATTGCCGACGTCATGCTGCACGGCGGCATGGATCTTTCGCCGTCCCTGGGTGAACGCTTCCGCGACCGGGTGGCCCCCGCCTTCGCGGTCCGCGACCCGGACTTTGCCCATCGCCTGGACGTGCTTTATCCCTTGTACGGCCTGATCTGGTGCCTGATCCTGCTCAACGAATTCCGCGCCGACCGGTGGCAGCGCCGCAACCTGGGTGGCCGGGTGCCCGACGCGGAGGCGGCGCGCGCCCGCCAACTGGCTCGTGCCAAGGCACGACTGGAGACCCTTTGGAAGACCCATTGA
- a CDS encoding transketolase: MNTPLDERSRALRWMVVDAMVAAGRGHLGPALSLIEILRVLYDEVLRLRPGEPDWPDRDRCILSKGHGCLALYAMLADKGFFPVAELAGFCGADSILGGHPERGLVPGVEASTGALGHGLSIGVGMALAQRMKGRDARVFVVMGDGELNEGSVWEAAMAAGKHRLANLTAVIDYNKLQSYGPTTLVMDLEPLADKWRSFGFAVAEANGHDLESLRAAFSRLPLDPGRPSAVICHTVKGKGVPMAENNPDWHHKNKLKDVEMESIRAALGAPDVED; encoded by the coding sequence TTGAACACGCCGCTCGACGAGCGCTCGCGGGCGTTGCGCTGGATGGTGGTGGACGCCATGGTCGCAGCCGGACGGGGCCATCTGGGCCCGGCTCTGTCGCTGATCGAGATCCTGCGGGTGCTCTACGACGAGGTGCTGCGCCTGCGGCCCGGCGAGCCCGACTGGCCGGATCGCGACCGCTGCATTCTCAGCAAGGGTCACGGCTGCCTGGCGCTTTATGCCATGCTGGCCGACAAGGGCTTCTTCCCGGTGGCCGAACTGGCTGGATTCTGCGGTGCCGACAGCATTCTGGGCGGCCATCCGGAACGTGGCCTGGTTCCCGGCGTCGAGGCGTCGACCGGGGCCCTCGGCCACGGCCTGTCCATCGGCGTCGGCATGGCCCTGGCGCAGCGCATGAAGGGTCGCGACGCGCGCGTCTTCGTGGTCATGGGCGACGGCGAACTGAACGAGGGCTCGGTCTGGGAGGCCGCCATGGCGGCCGGCAAGCACCGCCTCGCCAACCTGACGGCGGTCATCGACTACAACAAGCTGCAGTCCTACGGCCCGACCACCCTGGTGATGGACCTGGAACCCCTGGCCGACAAGTGGCGGAGCTTCGGTTTCGCGGTCGCCGAGGCCAACGGCCACGATCTGGAATCGCTGCGCGCCGCGTTCTCCCGCCTGCCGCTGGACCCGGGCAGGCCGTCGGCGGTCATCTGCCATACGGTGAAGGGCAAGGGGGTGCCGATGGCCGAGAACAATCCCGACTGGCACCACAAGAACAAGCTGAAGGACGTCGAGATGGAGTCCATCCGCGCCGCATTGGGCGCCCCGGACGTGGAGGACTGA
- a CDS encoding transketolase has product MRKAALDMVHQLARRDERVVYIGSDPGAGTLDAMKAEFPDRFFIEGIAEANVVGMAAGLAMEGYIPYVNTIATFLTRRCFEQVAVDVCLHGLPVRLIGNGGGLVYAPLGPTHTAIEDMAIMRALPGMAVVAVADADEMRRMMACTLDWRGPIYIRLGKGGDPVVSKEEGGFTLGRGIPMRDGGDVLIVSTGVMTAKALQAADVLDAAVLHLPTVKPLDTAALFRLAEGRRLVATVEEHIRTGGLGSAVLEAFADREAMPVPRLLRLALPDAFVHNYGSQDGLLARFGLDSAGIAKSVREALA; this is encoded by the coding sequence ATGCGCAAGGCTGCCCTCGACATGGTGCACCAGTTGGCCCGGCGGGACGAACGGGTGGTCTATATCGGTTCCGACCCCGGCGCGGGCACCCTGGACGCCATGAAGGCGGAATTCCCCGATCGCTTCTTCATCGAAGGCATCGCCGAAGCCAACGTTGTCGGCATGGCGGCGGGCTTGGCGATGGAAGGCTACATCCCCTACGTCAATACCATCGCCACCTTCCTGACCCGCCGCTGTTTCGAGCAGGTGGCGGTGGACGTTTGCCTGCACGGCCTGCCGGTGCGCCTGATCGGCAACGGCGGCGGCCTGGTCTACGCCCCCCTCGGGCCGACCCATACGGCCATCGAGGACATGGCGATCATGCGGGCCCTGCCCGGCATGGCGGTGGTGGCCGTGGCGGATGCCGACGAGATGCGGCGCATGATGGCCTGCACCCTGGATTGGCGGGGACCGATCTACATCCGCCTGGGGAAGGGGGGCGACCCGGTGGTCTCGAAGGAAGAAGGCGGCTTCACCCTCGGCCGGGGGATTCCCATGCGGGATGGCGGCGACGTGCTGATCGTTTCCACCGGCGTGATGACGGCCAAGGCCTTGCAGGCGGCGGATGTTCTGGATGCGGCGGTGCTGCATCTGCCGACCGTCAAGCCCTTGGACACCGCCGCCCTCTTCCGGCTGGCGGAAGGAAGGCGGCTGGTGGCGACGGTGGAGGAACACATCCGCACCGGCGGCCTGGGCAGCGCGGTGCTGGAAGCCTTCGCCGACCGTGAGGCGATGCCGGTACCGCGCCTCTTGCGCCTCGCTTTGCCGGATGCCTTCGTGCACAACTACGGCTCCCAGGACGGTCTGCTGGCCCGCTTCGGGCTCGATTCCGCAGGCATCGCGAAATCGGTACGGGAGGCCCTGGCATGA
- a CDS encoding NAD(P)-dependent oxidoreductase, whose translation MKTVLLFGASGKMGTALSRALAGSYRVTGLSSADLDARDFAAVRARVERDKPDIAINAVAMLGIDACEKDPNAACRLNAYLPRLLARLMADSGGTMVHFSTETVFSGALGRPLTEDDEPDPVNVYGHSKYMGDLLVRDATPRHYLFRLPVLFGPSAKRNQLLERMLDKARAGEPILRLAADIVTSPTLSLDVAHAVRRALDDGWDHGLYHLANAGQASLYELVSEAVRQAGLATRVEPASCHDFPSLGKKNTVTPLVSRKRPPLRSWQEALGAMEA comes from the coding sequence ATGAAAACGGTCCTGCTTTTCGGGGCCAGCGGCAAGATGGGCACGGCACTGTCGCGGGCGCTGGCCGGCAGCTACCGGGTGACCGGGCTATCCTCGGCCGACCTGGACGCCCGCGATTTCGCCGCGGTGCGGGCACGGGTGGAAAGGGATAAGCCCGACATCGCGATCAACGCGGTGGCCATGCTGGGCATCGACGCCTGCGAAAAGGACCCCAACGCCGCCTGCCGACTGAACGCCTATCTGCCGCGCCTGCTGGCCCGCCTGATGGCGGACAGCGGCGGGACGATGGTGCATTTTTCCACCGAGACGGTATTTTCCGGCGCCCTCGGCCGGCCCTTGACCGAGGACGACGAGCCCGACCCGGTCAACGTCTACGGCCATTCCAAGTACATGGGCGACCTGCTGGTCCGGGATGCCACGCCCCGCCACTACCTGTTCCGCCTGCCGGTGCTTTTCGGGCCCTCGGCCAAGCGCAACCAGTTGCTGGAGCGCATGCTGGACAAGGCGCGGGCCGGCGAGCCGATATTGCGCCTGGCCGCCGACATCGTCACCAGCCCGACGCTCAGCCTGGATGTGGCCCACGCGGTGCGCCGGGCCCTGGACGACGGCTGGGACCACGGGCTCTACCACTTGGCCAACGCCGGCCAGGCCTCGCTTTACGAGTTGGTGTCGGAAGCCGTCCGCCAGGCCGGCCTCGCCACCCGCGTCGAGCCCGCTTCCTGCCACGACTTTCCTTCGCTGGGGAAGAAGAACACGGTCACTCCGCTGGTGTCGCGAAAGCGCCCGCCGTTGCGGTCGTGGCAAGAGGCGCTGGGGGCGATGGAGGCGTAG
- the moaB gene encoding molybdenum cofactor biosynthesis protein B, producing MAKIEGHRDFLPVHIAVLTVSDSRTLDNDKSGQTLADRIGAAGHVVADRDIVTDDVDRIVARVKAWIDDPAIDVVIATGGTGVTGRDVTPEAFRQVFEKEIPGFGELFRMLSFQKIGTAAIQSRALAGLANGTYLFALPGSTGACRDAWDDILVNQLDSRCPPCNFVELMPRLKEHLTADGGHRHDHSHDAPKRK from the coding sequence ATGGCGAAGATTGAAGGGCACCGGGATTTCCTTCCGGTCCATATCGCGGTCCTGACGGTATCCGACAGCCGTACGTTGGATAACGACAAGTCCGGCCAGACCCTTGCCGATCGCATCGGGGCGGCCGGTCACGTCGTCGCCGACCGCGACATCGTCACCGACGACGTCGACCGCATCGTCGCTCGGGTCAAGGCCTGGATCGACGATCCGGCCATCGACGTGGTGATCGCCACCGGCGGTACCGGCGTCACCGGGCGCGACGTGACGCCCGAGGCCTTTCGGCAGGTCTTCGAAAAGGAAATTCCCGGTTTCGGCGAGTTGTTCCGTATGCTGTCCTTCCAGAAGATCGGCACCGCGGCCATCCAGTCCCGCGCCCTGGCCGGCTTGGCCAACGGGACCTACCTGTTCGCCCTCCCTGGCTCCACCGGGGCTTGCCGCGACGCCTGGGACGATATCCTGGTGAACCAGCTCGATTCCCGCTGCCCCCCCTGCAATTTCGTCGAACTGATGCCGCGCCTGAAGGAGCACCTGACGGCGGACGGAGGCCATCGCCACGATCATTCCCACGACGCGCCGAAGCGCAAGTAG
- a CDS encoding lytic transglycosylase domain-containing protein, translating to MPFDHGQAQVRRYRFIPALLLSAALVGAGASAYAEDEDTVTAPVATASLPSAAAPAVEESVRLQILSEADAEIYQQIFAAQENGDWRIADTLIRKVDDKLLLGALQAQRYLHPRYKPTAEELKSWMDSFHDQGDARAIHKAAHPAKGKAPKGLRAPSGGYLVGGGHSGERIYGAPKAPAKRLSAAEKAEAEKLMGKVAALSRKGATKNVRGVLEEDRAKSLLSTVDYDRYRLKLGTGYFVDGLDDKALEWVLPVAQRSGAYIPDAHWIAGLSYWRMGRLDEAGRQFERAAEVAGQSQWAISAAAFWAARTYMISGRPEKVNRWLSKAASYPRTFYGILAARVQGHPLPFNWEVPALTAELAAGLAATPQGKRALALLQVGRTETADQELRILAASAGDETRRDILVVAMHYNLAGLAMRLDNILHRDNGGFDAAAFPLMNWNAPGGSKADRALVFAIVRQESGFNPRAQSPAGAQGLMQIMPGTASFVANDRRYRGKNRSDLLDADLNLYLGQKLIGRLLDDPAVQGDMFQLAAAWNGGSGNLDRWVRRGNHQDDPLLFIESIPVRETREFIEKILTNLWVYRHRLGQAIPELDAIASGERPIYTRLDESMVVVAENGED from the coding sequence GTGCCATTCGACCACGGCCAAGCGCAAGTGCGCCGTTACCGATTCATTCCCGCTCTTCTGCTGTCCGCCGCTCTGGTCGGGGCGGGCGCTTCGGCGTATGCCGAGGACGAGGATACCGTCACCGCTCCCGTTGCCACCGCCTCCCTTCCTTCTGCCGCCGCGCCGGCCGTCGAGGAATCGGTCCGTCTGCAGATCCTGTCCGAGGCCGATGCCGAAATCTATCAACAGATCTTCGCCGCCCAGGAGAACGGGGACTGGCGGATCGCGGACACCCTGATCCGCAAGGTCGACGACAAGCTGCTGCTGGGTGCCTTACAGGCCCAGCGCTATCTTCATCCCCGCTACAAGCCGACGGCCGAGGAGTTGAAGTCCTGGATGGACTCGTTCCACGACCAGGGCGACGCACGGGCCATCCACAAGGCCGCCCACCCGGCCAAGGGCAAGGCTCCCAAGGGGTTGCGCGCGCCTTCGGGCGGCTACCTGGTGGGGGGCGGCCATTCGGGCGAACGTATCTATGGCGCTCCCAAGGCTCCGGCCAAGAGGCTCTCGGCCGCCGAAAAGGCGGAAGCCGAGAAGCTGATGGGCAAGGTGGCCGCGCTTTCCCGCAAGGGCGCGACCAAGAACGTCCGCGGCGTCCTGGAAGAGGACCGGGCCAAGAGCCTGCTCAGCACCGTCGACTACGACCGCTACCGGCTCAAGCTGGGAACCGGCTACTTCGTCGACGGCCTGGACGACAAGGCACTGGAATGGGTGCTGCCGGTCGCCCAGCGGTCCGGCGCCTACATCCCCGACGCCCATTGGATCGCCGGGCTCAGCTATTGGCGCATGGGCCGCCTCGACGAGGCGGGTCGTCAGTTCGAGCGGGCGGCGGAAGTCGCCGGCCAGTCGCAGTGGGCCATCTCGGCGGCGGCCTTCTGGGCGGCGCGCACCTATATGATTAGCGGCCGGCCGGAAAAGGTGAACCGCTGGCTGTCCAAGGCCGCGTCCTACCCACGCACCTTCTACGGCATTCTGGCGGCGCGGGTGCAGGGGCATCCGCTGCCCTTCAATTGGGAAGTGCCGGCCCTGACTGCGGAATTGGCGGCCGGCTTGGCCGCCACGCCCCAGGGCAAGCGCGCCCTGGCCCTGCTGCAGGTCGGGCGGACCGAAACCGCCGATCAGGAACTGCGTATCCTGGCCGCATCGGCCGGGGACGAGACCCGGCGCGACATCCTCGTCGTCGCCATGCACTACAACTTGGCCGGCTTGGCCATGCGGCTGGACAACATCCTGCATCGGGACAATGGCGGCTTCGACGCCGCCGCCTTTCCGCTGATGAATTGGAACGCTCCCGGCGGCTCCAAGGCGGACCGCGCCCTGGTCTTCGCCATCGTCCGCCAGGAATCGGGATTCAACCCCCGCGCCCAGAGCCCGGCCGGCGCCCAGGGCCTGATGCAGATCATGCCCGGCACCGCCAGCTTCGTCGCCAACGACCGCCGCTACCGCGGCAAGAATCGCAGCGACCTGCTGGATGCGGACCTGAACCTCTACCTGGGCCAGAAACTGATCGGGCGGCTGCTCGACGATCCGGCCGTGCAGGGCGACATGTTCCAACTCGCCGCCGCGTGGAACGGCGGGTCCGGCAACCTGGACCGTTGGGTGCGGCGCGGCAACCATCAGGACGATCCGCTGCTGTTCATCGAATCGATCCCGGTGCGCGAGACCCGCGAGTTCATCGAGAAGATTCTCACCAACCTCTGGGTCTACCGCCACCGTCTGGGTCAGGCGATACCGGAACTCGACGCCATTGCGTCGGGCGAACGTCCGATCTATACCCGCCTCGACGAATCCATGGTCGTGGTGGCGGAAAATGGCGAAGATTGA
- a CDS encoding uracil-DNA glycosylase — protein MAEVLSVRALMEFYLAAGVDETIGETAVDRYAAAIMPVVASSPPPLPAPPLVALATPALPPTGDAAVKGAVAAAANARSLPELRQALETFDGCPLRKTATKLVFTDGNPQARVLLIGEAPGAEEDRQGLPFVGASGKLLDRMLASIGLDRDGVLISNTVFWRPPGNRTPTTSETAVCMPFVERLVELVDPLVLVALGGPAAKALLAQGAGISQLRGRWFGYSTARLSHPIQATALFHPAYLLRSPAQKRLAWRDLLDIRRKLDELHIH, from the coding sequence ATGGCCGAAGTCCTATCCGTCCGCGCCCTGATGGAATTCTACCTGGCCGCAGGGGTCGACGAGACCATCGGCGAGACGGCGGTCGACCGTTATGCGGCGGCGATCATGCCCGTCGTCGCCTCCTCTCCGCCACCGTTGCCGGCCCCGCCGCTCGTCGCCTTGGCGACTCCCGCCCTGCCGCCCACCGGTGACGCGGCCGTCAAAGGCGCCGTGGCCGCCGCCGCCAACGCCCGCTCGCTGCCCGAACTCCGCCAGGCGCTGGAGACCTTCGACGGCTGCCCCTTGCGCAAGACCGCCACCAAGCTGGTCTTCACCGACGGCAATCCCCAGGCCCGCGTCCTGCTGATCGGCGAAGCGCCGGGGGCCGAGGAAGACCGCCAGGGACTGCCCTTCGTCGGCGCCTCGGGCAAGCTGCTCGACCGCATGCTGGCCTCCATCGGCCTTGATCGGGATGGGGTGCTGATCTCCAATACCGTTTTCTGGCGCCCGCCCGGGAACCGCACGCCCACCACATCGGAAACCGCGGTCTGCATGCCCTTCGTCGAACGGCTGGTCGAACTGGTCGATCCATTGGTGTTGGTCGCCTTGGGTGGCCCGGCGGCCAAGGCCCTGTTGGCGCAAGGCGCGGGCATCAGCCAGTTGCGCGGCCGCTGGTTCGGCTATTCGACCGCCCGGTTGTCCCACCCGATCCAGGCCACGGCCTTGTTCCATCCCGCCTATCTTTTGCGGTCGCCGGCCCAGAAGCGGCTGGCCTGGCGGGACCTCCTGGACATCCGTCGAAAGTTGGATGAGCTTCATATCCACTAG
- a CDS encoding sigma-54 dependent transcriptional regulator — MTAQGRLLIVDDEAIALKNLEHIMRKEGYDVAACQSGAEALTLLGEREFDVVLTDLRMEQVDGTQVLKASRERHPEAEVIMITGYATIESAVDAMKGGAFHYIAKPYRLDEVRTVVAAALDKVRLRQENRRLREQIESLSNRARLVTRDPQMLKLLSLAERIAPTDCNVLITGESGTGKELVARFLHEHSHRRDGPFLGINCGAFNEELLANELFGHLKGAFTGAATDKKGLIRAATGGTLLLDEVTEMSPAMQVKLLRVIQEGEVLPLGATKPVPVDVRYVAATNRDIQQEMKGGTFRQDLYFRLNVVMLHVPPLSERQGDIPLLAHHFLNRYAILMRKDIKDISPAVLQRLMAHSYPGNVRELENIVERAVALCTGQVIDVAHLPDEFREFSLPEAAPGENRIPTLAEHEMEYIKWVLGRTGGNQTQAAHLLGIDRVSLWRKFKRRQA, encoded by the coding sequence ATGACGGCCCAGGGACGCCTGCTGATCGTCGACGACGAGGCCATCGCGCTGAAGAACCTGGAACACATCATGCGCAAGGAAGGCTACGATGTCGCCGCCTGCCAGAGCGGCGCCGAGGCCCTGACCCTGCTGGGCGAGCGGGAATTCGACGTGGTGCTGACCGATCTGCGCATGGAACAGGTGGACGGCACCCAGGTGCTCAAGGCCAGCCGCGAGCGCCATCCCGAGGCCGAGGTCATCATGATCACCGGCTACGCCACCATCGAATCCGCCGTCGACGCCATGAAGGGCGGCGCCTTCCATTACATCGCCAAGCCCTACCGGCTGGACGAGGTGCGCACCGTGGTGGCGGCGGCGCTCGACAAGGTGCGGCTCAGGCAGGAGAATCGCCGCCTGCGCGAACAGATCGAAAGCCTATCCAACCGCGCCCGCTTGGTCACCCGCGATCCCCAGATGCTGAAGCTCCTGTCGCTGGCCGAACGCATCGCCCCCACCGACTGCAACGTGCTGATCACCGGCGAGAGCGGCACCGGCAAGGAATTGGTGGCGCGCTTCCTGCACGAACACAGCCATCGGCGCGACGGCCCCTTTCTCGGCATCAACTGCGGCGCCTTCAACGAGGAACTTCTCGCCAACGAACTGTTCGGCCACCTCAAGGGCGCCTTCACCGGCGCCGCCACCGACAAGAAGGGCCTGATCCGTGCCGCCACCGGCGGCACCCTGCTGCTCGACGAGGTGACCGAAATGTCGCCGGCCATGCAGGTCAAGCTGCTGCGGGTCATCCAGGAAGGCGAGGTTCTACCCTTGGGCGCCACCAAGCCGGTGCCCGTGGACGTGCGCTACGTCGCCGCCACCAACCGCGACATCCAGCAAGAGATGAAGGGCGGCACTTTCCGCCAGGACCTCTATTTCCGCCTCAACGTGGTGATGCTGCACGTGCCGCCGTTGTCCGAGCGGCAGGGCGACATCCCGCTGCTCGCCCACCATTTCCTCAACCGCTATGCCATCCTGATGCGCAAGGATATCAAGGATATCTCACCCGCCGTCCTGCAGCGCCTGATGGCCCATTCCTATCCCGGCAACGTGCGCGAACTGGAGAATATCGTCGAAAGGGCGGTGGCGCTCTGCACCGGCCAAGTGATCGACGTCGCCCATCTGCCCGACGAATTCCGCGAATTCTCCCTTCCCGAAGCCGCCCCCGGCGAAAACCGCATTCCCACCTTGGCCGAGCACGAGATGGAATACATCAAGTGGGTGTTGGGCCGCACCGGCGGCAACCAGACCCAGGCCGCCCACCTGCTGGGCATCGACCGGGTATCGCTCTGGCGCAAGTTCAAGCGTCGGCAGGCCTAG